One Sphingomonas endolithica DNA segment encodes these proteins:
- a CDS encoding acyl-CoA thioesterase, whose protein sequence is MTELPSPASLAADLCDLLDIEELDTDLYRGKRGRDGFGRVFGGQVIAQALQAAQRSTDAHKIAHSLHANFMRPGNEDFTILYRVVRDFEGKSFATRRVIAMQKGQPILTLTCSLQTPEDGLHHQDTMPDVPGPESLQSDTELRAEMANRVPERFRRSFLKPRPIEIRPVSPRSWLDPVKSAPRQQSWFRICSAIGDDPALHRAILAYASDMSLLGTGTLPHGINWLTPNLQTASLDHALWLHEPFRADQWLLYACDSPWAGHARSFNRGQIFAQDGRLVASVAQEGLMRLRE, encoded by the coding sequence ATGACCGAACTGCCAAGCCCCGCATCCCTCGCGGCCGATCTCTGCGACCTCCTCGACATCGAGGAACTCGACACCGATCTCTATCGCGGCAAGCGCGGCCGCGATGGCTTCGGCCGCGTGTTCGGCGGCCAGGTCATCGCCCAGGCGCTGCAGGCCGCGCAGCGCTCCACCGACGCGCACAAGATCGCCCACTCGCTCCACGCCAATTTCATGCGCCCGGGCAACGAGGATTTCACCATCCTCTACCGCGTGGTGCGCGATTTCGAGGGCAAGAGCTTCGCCACCCGCCGCGTCATCGCGATGCAAAAGGGCCAGCCGATCCTCACCCTGACCTGCTCGCTGCAGACGCCGGAAGACGGTCTGCACCATCAGGACACGATGCCGGATGTGCCCGGTCCCGAGAGCCTACAGTCCGACACAGAACTGCGCGCCGAGATGGCCAATCGCGTCCCCGAACGCTTCCGCCGCTCCTTTCTCAAGCCCCGCCCGATCGAGATCCGCCCCGTCTCCCCCCGCTCCTGGCTGGATCCGGTCAAGAGCGCCCCCCGCCAGCAAAGCTGGTTCCGCATCTGCTCGGCCATCGGCGACGATCCCGCCCTCCACCGCGCGATCCTGGCTTATGCCTCCGACATGTCGCTGCTCGGCACCGGCACGCTGCCACACGGCATCAACTGGCTGACCCCCAACCTTCAGACCGCCAGCCTCGATCACGCGCTGTGGCTGCACGAACCGTTCCGCGCCGATCAATGGCTGCTCTATGCCTGCGACAGCCCCTGGGCCGGCCACGCGCGCAGCTTCAACCGCGGCCAGATCTTCGCCCAAGACGGCCGTCTGGTCGCCAGCGTCGCTCAGGAAGGGCTGATGCGATTGCGCGAATAA
- a CDS encoding DUF885 domain-containing protein, translating to MLNRRTLLAQAGIAGLATTLPAIAQKSRSAPGDAAASDTLSGIAEELLVDFPEGATQLGLDTNARAALKATLTDHSLTADRTRLARIEVRRTQLRNIDRSALSPQIAIDVDVTQAAYDLAHDGFAALPHGDVAILNQNASYRSTPYIVSQGTGAFAEIPDMLESKHSVANRADADAYLARLESYPVQLDAETARIQADAAAGFILPRFLIDITAAQLAAAAAQPVPEWNLVTTFTAKTKKAGVAGAWSDQAAQIASQKIAPALARQAATFEALKPKAGDTPGMWKLPGAERAYAWLVEAGTTTKRTPEEIHQSGLEQVAALTAEMDVLLKAQGLTKGTVGQRLIELGKRPDMLYANTDQGRAELLAYLNKVVADIRPRMPRAFNKLVPGRLDVKRVPPSIENGMPNGYASAGSIDGKTPGAYYINLKDTGIWPRFALPTLTFHEGIPGHVWQGEYTYDLPLIRTLLAFNAYSEGWGLYAEQIGDEVGFYERDPIGRIGYLQSMNFRASRLVADTGLHHKRWTMAQATRWFGEATGYTLSQCQSELNRYCAWPGQALGYKTGHNEINRLRAKARAELGPRFDVKAFNDLVVGTGGVPLSVLARIVDAWIGRWKPY from the coding sequence ATGCTGAATCGCCGCACGCTCCTCGCCCAGGCCGGTATCGCCGGTCTTGCCACCACCCTCCCCGCCATCGCGCAGAAGTCCAGGTCCGCCCCCGGAGACGCGGCTGCCAGCGACACGCTATCCGGCATCGCCGAGGAACTGCTCGTCGATTTCCCCGAAGGCGCCACACAGCTCGGCCTGGACACGAACGCACGGGCCGCACTCAAGGCAACGCTCACCGATCACAGTCTCACCGCCGATCGGACTCGCCTCGCCCGCATCGAAGTGCGCCGCACCCAGCTCCGCAACATCGATCGCTCGGCTCTATCCCCGCAGATCGCCATCGACGTCGATGTCACGCAAGCCGCCTACGATCTCGCGCATGATGGCTTCGCCGCGCTCCCGCACGGCGATGTCGCGATCCTCAACCAGAACGCCTCGTACCGCAGCACGCCGTACATCGTCAGCCAGGGCACCGGCGCGTTCGCCGAAATCCCCGACATGCTCGAGAGCAAGCACAGCGTAGCCAACCGCGCCGACGCCGACGCCTATCTTGCCCGCCTCGAGTCCTACCCCGTGCAGCTCGACGCCGAGACCGCTCGCATTCAGGCCGACGCCGCCGCCGGATTCATCCTGCCGCGCTTCCTGATCGACATCACCGCCGCGCAACTCGCCGCCGCCGCCGCGCAACCGGTCCCCGAGTGGAACCTCGTCACCACGTTCACCGCCAAGACGAAGAAGGCAGGGGTCGCGGGCGCCTGGTCCGATCAAGCCGCCCAGATCGCCAGCCAAAAGATCGCCCCGGCGCTCGCCCGCCAGGCCGCAACTTTCGAGGCGCTCAAGCCAAAAGCCGGCGATACGCCCGGCATGTGGAAGCTCCCCGGCGCCGAACGAGCCTATGCTTGGCTGGTCGAGGCCGGCACCACCACCAAGCGCACGCCCGAGGAGATCCACCAATCCGGCCTCGAACAGGTCGCCGCGCTCACCGCCGAGATGGACGTATTGCTAAAGGCTCAGGGCCTGACCAAGGGCACGGTGGGCCAGCGCCTAATCGAACTCGGCAAGCGCCCAGACATGCTCTACGCCAACACCGACCAGGGTCGGGCCGAACTGCTCGCCTACCTCAACAAGGTCGTCGCCGACATCCGCCCGCGCATGCCCCGCGCGTTCAACAAGCTCGTGCCCGGTCGCCTGGACGTCAAGCGCGTGCCGCCCTCGATCGAGAACGGCATGCCCAACGGCTATGCCTCGGCCGGATCGATCGACGGCAAGACGCCCGGCGCCTATTACATCAACCTTAAGGACACCGGCATCTGGCCGCGTTTCGCCCTACCCACGCTGACCTTCCACGAAGGCATTCCCGGCCATGTTTGGCAGGGTGAATATACCTATGATCTTCCTCTGATCCGCACCCTGCTCGCGTTCAACGCATATAGCGAAGGCTGGGGCCTGTACGCCGAACAGATTGGTGACGAGGTCGGCTTCTACGAGCGCGATCCGATCGGCCGCATCGGTTACCTGCAATCGATGAACTTCCGCGCCAGTCGCCTCGTCGCCGACACCGGACTCCATCACAAGCGCTGGACCATGGCACAGGCGACGCGCTGGTTCGGCGAAGCGACCGGCTACACGCTCTCGCAATGCCAGAGCGAACTCAACCGCTATTGCGCCTGGCCGGGCCAGGCGCTCGGCTACAAGACCGGCCACAACGAAATCAACCGCCTCCGCGCCAAGGCCCGCGCCGAGCTCGGCCCCCGCTTCGATGTGAAGGCGTTCAACGATCTCGTCGTCGGCACAGGCGGCGTGCCGCTCAGCGTGCTGGCGCGGATCGTCGATGCGTGGATCGGGCGGTGGAAGCCGTACTAG
- a CDS encoding energy transducer TonB gives MIAIIALGLSAAADGPVLARAPLIRGNPSKWFAGIYPKEAALAREQGTTVVFLEIDATGTITKCTVQKSSGSAALDEATCQVALTRARYKPGEDTEGCPLASTAVLPVTWALP, from the coding sequence ATGATTGCTATTATCGCGCTCGGACTTTCCGCTGCAGCGGATGGCCCTGTTCTAGCTAGGGCACCATTGATACGGGGGAACCCATCCAAATGGTTTGCTGGAATTTATCCGAAGGAGGCGGCTCTCGCTCGTGAGCAGGGCACGACCGTGGTCTTTCTGGAAATCGACGCGACTGGTACGATTACGAAGTGCACCGTCCAGAAAAGCAGCGGTTCCGCCGCACTCGATGAGGCCACTTGCCAAGTTGCGCTTACCCGGGCCCGCTACAAACCCGGGGAAGATACAGAGGGCTGTCCCTTAGCATCGACCGCAGTGCTGCCGGTAACATGGGCACTGCCGTAG
- a CDS encoding acyl carrier protein: MSDAIGSWSRNVEVELRVAISPAGLLSIAAIVLAGAVVTGVAIREARRPRYPRVRKDGATAAAGSDLGGARIVTEGRESDDRCRPLPDIALSEGWRHDWSMLTTLDLDPEWGAIDLIEEVEKVFSFTITKDEAERCATVGDLYAVICAHTPGWDTQGGKCGSSMTFYRIRRSLDPDKVQGISPRTALTGYGRPFALFRKLSRETGLRLPLARLTPVGMAGGFLLTGGLLAAIVTLLIGQWLISCVVFGIAVFGMIPMWADRGRLPAGVATVGDLVRRTAPLNARGLEADGGRPSDRWSILVSLASEHGSLMPDEIAPETFLHRKSVKLAAAA; the protein is encoded by the coding sequence ATGTCGGACGCAATCGGATCCTGGTCGCGGAATGTCGAAGTGGAACTGCGCGTGGCGATCTCGCCCGCTGGGCTGCTGTCGATCGCCGCGATCGTGCTGGCCGGCGCCGTCGTGACCGGTGTCGCGATCCGCGAGGCGCGGCGGCCGCGTTATCCCCGTGTTCGGAAGGACGGAGCCACAGCAGCGGCAGGATCTGACTTGGGCGGCGCCCGCATCGTTACTGAAGGGCGTGAAAGTGATGACCGCTGTCGCCCACTTCCGGACATTGCATTGAGCGAAGGGTGGCGGCATGATTGGAGCATGCTGACTACCCTTGACCTCGATCCTGAATGGGGAGCAATCGACCTGATTGAAGAGGTTGAGAAGGTATTCAGCTTCACGATCACGAAAGACGAAGCCGAACGGTGCGCCACCGTGGGCGATCTATACGCCGTTATCTGCGCCCACACGCCCGGGTGGGATACGCAAGGCGGCAAATGCGGATCTTCCATGACCTTCTATCGGATCAGGCGGTCGCTCGACCCTGATAAAGTGCAAGGCATCAGCCCTAGAACAGCTTTGACAGGTTATGGCAGGCCGTTCGCTTTGTTTAGGAAACTCAGCCGGGAAACCGGCCTTCGCCTTCCATTAGCTCGGCTGACGCCGGTCGGGATGGCCGGCGGATTTCTTCTAACTGGTGGTCTGCTTGCGGCGATCGTGACATTGCTAATTGGTCAGTGGTTAATTAGCTGCGTCGTATTTGGGATTGCGGTGTTTGGCATGATTCCGATGTGGGCGGATCGCGGAAGATTGCCAGCCGGTGTTGCGACAGTTGGCGATCTCGTTCGACGCACCGCTCCGCTGAACGCCCGCGGGCTTGAGGCGGATGGGGGACGACCATCCGATCGCTGGTCAATCCTCGTTTCTCTCGCATCGGAGCATGGTTCGTTGATGCCGGATGAGATTGCTCCAGAGACTTTCCTTCACCGGAAAAGCGTGAAGCTGGCCGCCGCCGCTTGA
- a CDS encoding SDR family NAD(P)-dependent oxidoreductase, with the protein MRFSGKSIIVTGAGSGIGRAAASLFASEGGSVLCADIAEAVEETAAMIVAAGGTAHAIRIDAGNEEDVIRAVNVASEYYGGLDVMFANAGISGGMANIFDTDVALITEVLRVNLIGPYLAIKHAAPRIAERDGGAIVLTASVAGIRSGAGSPAYSASKAGVINLTMVSAQQLSGSNVRVNAICPGLTETGMTKPTFDYARSADKMDRVGRLNPLRRGAQPEELAKVAAFLASDHASYVNGQAIVVDGGLSSSHPVTKQEYGKTAV; encoded by the coding sequence ATGCGGTTCAGCGGCAAATCAATCATCGTCACTGGGGCCGGCTCGGGGATCGGGCGGGCGGCGGCTTCGCTGTTCGCGTCCGAGGGTGGATCGGTGCTGTGCGCCGACATCGCCGAGGCGGTGGAGGAAACCGCGGCGATGATCGTCGCGGCGGGGGGCACGGCACACGCGATCCGCATCGATGCGGGGAACGAGGAGGACGTGATCCGCGCGGTCAATGTCGCCAGCGAATATTATGGCGGGCTTGACGTGATGTTCGCCAATGCCGGCATTTCCGGCGGCATGGCCAATATCTTCGATACCGACGTGGCGCTGATCACCGAGGTGCTGCGCGTCAATCTGATCGGGCCGTACCTGGCGATCAAGCATGCCGCACCCCGGATCGCCGAGCGTGACGGCGGGGCGATCGTGCTGACCGCGAGCGTGGCAGGGATCCGATCGGGCGCGGGGTCACCGGCTTACTCCGCGTCCAAGGCGGGGGTGATCAACCTGACGATGGTGTCGGCGCAGCAGCTTTCCGGATCGAACGTGCGCGTCAACGCGATTTGTCCGGGCCTCACCGAGACGGGCATGACCAAGCCGACCTTCGATTATGCGCGCTCGGCCGACAAGATGGACCGGGTCGGGCGGCTCAACCCGTTGCGTCGCGGCGCACAGCCGGAGGAACTGGCCAAGGTCGCCGCGTTCCTGGCGTCGGACCATGCGAGCTATGTCAACGGGCAGGCGATCGTGGTGGATGGCGGGCTGTCGTCGAGCCATCCGGTGACGAAACAGGAATATGGCAAGACCGCCGTGTGA
- a CDS encoding SDR family NAD(P)-dependent oxidoreductase, with protein sequence MSLFDLTGKVAIVTGSTKGIGKASAIELAEHGAKVVISSRKQEACDAVAAELNARFGNGTAIAVAANISDKAGLQNLVDETRAAFGQVDILVCNAASNPYYGPQAGISDEQFRKILDNNIVSNHWLIAMVAPEMRERKQGSIVIVSSIGGLRGTTVIGAYAISKAADMQLARNLAHEFGPDNVRINCIAPGLIKTDFAKALWEDPARIAAANETVPLRRIGVPEEIAGAVVFLASPASAFMTGQSIVIDGGVTI encoded by the coding sequence ATGTCGCTATTTGATCTGACAGGGAAGGTGGCGATCGTCACCGGTTCGACCAAGGGCATTGGCAAGGCGAGCGCGATCGAGCTGGCCGAGCATGGCGCCAAGGTGGTGATCTCGAGCCGCAAGCAGGAGGCGTGTGATGCGGTCGCCGCCGAGCTCAACGCGCGGTTCGGCAACGGGACGGCGATCGCGGTGGCGGCGAACATCTCCGACAAAGCGGGCCTGCAGAACCTGGTCGACGAGACGCGGGCGGCGTTCGGGCAGGTCGACATCTTGGTCTGCAATGCCGCGTCCAATCCCTATTACGGGCCGCAGGCGGGGATCAGCGACGAGCAGTTCCGCAAGATCCTCGACAACAATATCGTCTCCAACCACTGGCTGATCGCGATGGTCGCGCCGGAAATGCGCGAGCGGAAGCAGGGTTCGATCGTGATCGTCTCGTCGATCGGCGGCTTGCGCGGTACGACGGTGATCGGCGCCTATGCGATTTCCAAGGCGGCCGACATGCAGCTGGCGCGCAACCTGGCGCATGAATTCGGGCCGGACAATGTACGCATCAACTGCATCGCGCCGGGGCTGATCAAGACCGATTTCGCCAAGGCGTTGTGGGAGGATCCGGCGCGGATTGCTGCGGCAAACGAGACGGTGCCGCTCAGGCGGATCGGCGTGCCGGAAGAGATTGCCGGGGCGGTGGTGTTCCTCGCCAGCCCGGCGAGCGCCTTTATGACCGGGCAGTCGATCGTGATCGACGGCGGGGTGACGATTTGA
- a CDS encoding phosphotransferase family protein — MDDSPQTMAVPEKDRLDEAKLTAWMEANVEGFEGPLSYAKFSGGQSNPTFKITSPSGDYVLRRKPFGNLLPSAHAVDREYRVIEGLYPTDFPVARPYGLCTDPDVVGTDFYVMGFADGRSLWDGTLPDYAPDERTGIYNAMCDTLAALHNTDHVAAGLGEYGRPGNYFERQVARWTKQYRAAETEPMETVERLIDYLGRTVPEQTRTSVVHGDYRIDNMIFHKTEPRVIAVLDWELSTLGDPLADFSYFLMSWVTSPEGRSGVQGRTGPETGIPTIEEMVARYCAATGRDGVPDLNWYFSYNLFRLTGIVQGIKKRIVDGTASSAQAEKSAAGVYRLADAAWAFALKSGA, encoded by the coding sequence ATGGATGACTCCCCGCAGACCATGGCTGTGCCGGAGAAGGACCGGCTCGACGAGGCGAAGCTGACCGCGTGGATGGAGGCCAATGTCGAGGGGTTCGAGGGGCCGCTCAGCTATGCCAAATTCTCCGGCGGGCAATCCAACCCGACGTTCAAGATCACCTCGCCATCGGGCGACTATGTGCTGCGGCGCAAACCGTTCGGCAATCTGCTGCCTTCGGCGCATGCAGTGGACCGCGAATATCGCGTGATCGAAGGCCTGTATCCGACCGACTTTCCGGTCGCGCGGCCCTACGGGCTGTGCACCGATCCGGACGTGGTGGGGACGGACTTTTACGTCATGGGCTTTGCCGATGGGCGCAGCCTGTGGGACGGGACGTTGCCCGATTATGCGCCGGACGAGCGGACCGGCATCTACAACGCGATGTGCGACACGCTGGCGGCGCTGCACAATACCGATCATGTCGCCGCGGGGCTGGGCGAGTATGGCCGGCCGGGCAATTATTTCGAGCGCCAGGTGGCGCGCTGGACCAAGCAGTATCGCGCGGCAGAGACCGAGCCTATGGAGACGGTCGAGCGGCTGATCGACTATCTGGGGCGCACCGTGCCGGAGCAGACGCGGACTTCGGTCGTGCATGGCGATTACCGCATCGACAACATGATCTTCCACAAGACCGAGCCTCGCGTCATCGCGGTGCTCGATTGGGAATTGTCGACGCTCGGCGACCCGCTGGCGGACTTTTCCTATTTCCTGATGTCCTGGGTGACGTCGCCCGAAGGGCGCTCCGGCGTGCAGGGACGGACGGGGCCGGAGACGGGCATCCCGACGATCGAGGAGATGGTTGCGCGCTATTGCGCGGCGACGGGGCGCGATGGGGTGCCGGATCTCAATTGGTACTTCTCGTACAATCTGTTTCGGCTGACCGGAATCGTCCAGGGGATCAAGAAGCGGATAGTCGATGGGACGGCGTCGAGCGCGCAGGCGGAGAAATCGGCGGCCGGCGTGTATCGGCTGGCGGATGCGGCGTGGGCGTTTGCGTTGAAGTCGGGGGCGTAA
- a CDS encoding Zn-dependent alcohol dehydrogenase, with translation MKAAVLYAPKTDLVVEDIVVSDPGPREVLIRTMAVGVCRSDLHFIDGAFPHPMPTVPGHEAAGIVEAVGSDVAHLKVGDHVITFFTVFCGACEFCVSGRPSLCVDPSTRRAKGAPPRLSLGDGTPLAPFLNLSAYAEMMLVHENACVAVSKEMPFDRAALLGCAVITGAGSIFNDSQLRPGETVAVIGCGGIGLAAINAAKIAGAGQIIAIDPVADKLALAEKLGATHGFDAMDPDLTKKVIGLTGGGVHYAIEAVGRPNTAELAWNILRRGGTATILGMIAPGGEVKIPGPTFLTGKKLQGSLLGSTRAPIDLPRLVQLYLDGKLDLDTMVAERIKLSDVNAAMAKLRTGDTVRSVIEFA, from the coding sequence GTGAAAGCAGCGGTTCTTTACGCGCCCAAGACCGATCTGGTGGTCGAGGACATCGTCGTCTCCGATCCCGGTCCGCGCGAAGTACTGATCCGCACGATGGCGGTTGGCGTGTGTCGCAGCGATCTGCATTTCATCGATGGGGCCTTCCCGCATCCGATGCCGACCGTGCCGGGGCATGAGGCCGCTGGGATCGTCGAGGCGGTGGGCTCCGATGTCGCGCATCTCAAGGTTGGCGATCATGTCATCACCTTTTTCACCGTATTCTGCGGTGCGTGCGAGTTTTGCGTCTCGGGCCGGCCGAGCCTGTGCGTCGATCCCTCGACCAGGCGGGCGAAGGGCGCGCCGCCGCGGCTGAGCCTGGGCGACGGCACGCCGTTGGCGCCGTTCCTCAATCTCTCCGCTTATGCCGAGATGATGCTGGTGCATGAGAATGCGTGCGTGGCGGTGTCGAAGGAGATGCCGTTCGATCGCGCGGCGTTGCTTGGCTGTGCGGTGATCACTGGGGCAGGGTCGATCTTCAACGATAGCCAGTTGCGGCCGGGCGAGACGGTGGCGGTGATCGGCTGCGGCGGGATCGGGCTGGCGGCGATCAATGCCGCCAAGATCGCCGGGGCGGGGCAGATCATCGCGATCGATCCGGTGGCGGACAAGTTGGCACTAGCCGAGAAACTCGGTGCGACGCACGGCTTTGACGCGATGGACCCGGATCTCACCAAGAAGGTGATCGGGCTGACCGGCGGCGGTGTGCATTATGCGATCGAGGCGGTCGGGCGGCCCAACACTGCGGAGTTGGCGTGGAACATACTGCGGCGCGGCGGGACGGCGACTATCCTCGGCATGATCGCGCCGGGTGGGGAAGTGAAGATACCGGGACCGACCTTCCTGACGGGCAAGAAGCTGCAGGGTTCGCTGCTCGGCTCGACGCGCGCGCCGATCGATCTGCCGCGGCTGGTGCAACTCTATCTAGACGGTAAGCTCGATCTCGACACGATGGTGGCGGAGCGGATCAAGCTGTCGGACGTCAACGCGGCAATGGCGAAGCTGCGCACCGGCGATACGGTGCGCTCGGTGATCGAGTTCGCGTGA
- a CDS encoding acyl-CoA dehydrogenase family protein, with the protein MDFTLSERETYFRGRVRDFIDQNIRARQDVYHLQSHSGERWKVIQVIEDMKQKAKEAGLWNFFMPPHSGQTHVDDSFEFEGTQLSNLEYALCAEEMGKVGWASEVFNCSAPDTGNMEVFHRYGTREQKERWLRPLMHGEIRSAFLMTEPAVASSDATNIETSMVRDGDDYVINGTKWWSSGVGDPRCAVAIVMGKTNPESSRHSQQSMILVPMDAPGVTIKRMLSVYGYDHAPHGHGEVELRDVRVPVENLLLGEGRGFEIAQGRLGPGRIHHCMRTIGVAETGIEAMAKRLLTRVAFGKRIADQSVWEERIARARIDIEMTRLLCLKAADMMDRAGNKSAQQEIAMIKVQAPNMALKILDDAVQAHGGGGVSGDFHLAHDWAAMRALRFADGPDEVHNRAIARHEFGKYADLPDAVAAKEAVRR; encoded by the coding sequence ATGGATTTCACGCTGAGCGAGCGGGAGACGTATTTCCGCGGTCGGGTGCGCGACTTCATCGACCAGAACATCCGCGCGCGGCAGGACGTGTATCACTTGCAATCGCATAGCGGCGAGCGCTGGAAGGTGATCCAGGTGATCGAGGACATGAAGCAGAAGGCCAAGGAGGCGGGCCTGTGGAATTTCTTCATGCCGCCGCATTCCGGACAAACCCATGTCGACGACAGTTTCGAGTTCGAGGGCACGCAGCTCAGCAACCTCGAATATGCGCTGTGCGCCGAGGAGATGGGCAAGGTCGGCTGGGCCTCGGAAGTGTTCAACTGCTCGGCGCCGGACACCGGCAACATGGAGGTTTTTCATCGCTACGGTACGCGCGAGCAGAAGGAACGCTGGCTCCGCCCGTTGATGCATGGGGAGATCCGTTCGGCTTTCCTGATGACCGAACCGGCGGTGGCGTCGTCCGACGCGACCAACATCGAAACCTCGATGGTGCGCGATGGCGACGACTATGTGATCAACGGCACCAAATGGTGGTCGTCGGGGGTGGGGGATCCGCGGTGTGCCGTCGCGATCGTGATGGGCAAGACCAACCCGGAAAGCTCGCGCCACAGCCAGCAGAGCATGATCCTGGTGCCGATGGATGCACCGGGCGTGACGATCAAGCGCATGCTGAGCGTCTATGGTTATGACCATGCGCCGCACGGGCATGGCGAAGTGGAGCTCAGGGACGTACGCGTGCCGGTGGAGAATCTGCTGCTCGGTGAAGGGCGCGGGTTCGAGATCGCGCAGGGGCGGCTGGGGCCGGGGCGTATCCATCACTGCATGCGCACGATCGGCGTGGCGGAGACGGGGATCGAGGCGATGGCCAAAAGGCTGCTGACGCGTGTCGCGTTCGGCAAGCGCATCGCCGACCAGTCGGTATGGGAAGAGCGGATCGCGCGCGCGCGGATCGATATCGAGATGACGCGCCTGCTGTGTCTCAAGGCCGCGGACATGATGGACCGCGCCGGCAACAAGAGCGCGCAGCAGGAGATCGCGATGATCAAGGTGCAGGCGCCGAACATGGCGTTGAAGATCCTCGACGATGCGGTGCAGGCGCATGGCGGCGGCGGCGTTTCCGGGGACTTTCATCTGGCGCACGATTGGGCGGCGATGCGGGCGTTGCGCTTCGCGGACGGGCCGGACGAGGTGCACAACCGGGCGATCGCGCGGCATGAGTTCGGGAAATACGCGGACCTGCCCGATGCAGTGGCGGCGAAGGAGGCAGTGCGGCGGTGA
- a CDS encoding TetR/AcrR family transcriptional regulator has product MAADPNLFDEESGTKRFRAKRDAILAAAAQAINEQSAKGMTFADVARRVGLNTTSVTYYFKRKEDLASACFENTLERLQAMLDEALREPTPQARVAKYLSINMRRLAAIQAGTETPFAVLSDLRAMEEPARGPLMAGWREVFRKTRTLWGPAKTRAEKDLHGARAHVLLENTFWLPIWLTRYDPDQFDRIEARLMNVFEQGIAAPGRSWAPEMIDLDHDTSEPGRAAFLLAATRLINELGYRGASVQKIASELNVTKGSFYHHLDAKDDLVIACYQRSFDTIADAQHLADDAGGDYWQRLSSTIATLLDVQFSERGPLLRTTALSGLPSSVRAEMVERSNRIARRYAGTMSDGIAEGSIRAVDALVAAQALMALQNAAFDMRNWARTMPRDRAIAFYASTLAFGLFDDRVLSL; this is encoded by the coding sequence ATGGCGGCCGATCCCAACCTGTTCGATGAAGAAAGCGGCACGAAGCGTTTTCGTGCCAAGCGTGACGCGATCCTCGCGGCGGCGGCGCAGGCGATCAACGAACAAAGCGCCAAGGGCATGACCTTCGCCGATGTCGCGCGCCGCGTCGGCCTCAACACCACCAGCGTGACCTATTATTTCAAGCGCAAGGAGGATCTCGCCTCCGCCTGTTTCGAAAACACGCTGGAGCGGCTCCAGGCGATGCTCGACGAGGCGCTGCGCGAACCGACGCCGCAGGCGCGCGTCGCCAAATACCTGTCGATCAACATGCGGCGGCTGGCGGCGATTCAGGCGGGCACCGAAACCCCGTTCGCCGTGCTGTCCGATCTGCGCGCGATGGAGGAGCCCGCGCGTGGCCCGCTGATGGCCGGATGGCGCGAGGTGTTCCGCAAGACGCGCACCCTGTGGGGGCCCGCCAAGACGCGTGCCGAAAAGGATCTGCACGGCGCGCGCGCGCACGTGCTGCTGGAAAATACCTTCTGGCTGCCGATCTGGCTCACCCGCTACGATCCCGACCAGTTCGACCGGATCGAGGCACGGCTGATGAACGTGTTCGAACAGGGCATCGCCGCGCCGGGGCGATCCTGGGCGCCGGAGATGATCGATCTCGATCACGACACGTCGGAGCCCGGCCGCGCGGCCTTCCTGCTAGCGGCTACGCGGCTGATCAACGAACTCGGCTATCGCGGCGCCTCGGTGCAGAAGATCGCCAGCGAATTGAACGTCACCAAAGGCAGCTTCTACCACCATCTCGATGCCAAGGACGATCTGGTCATCGCCTGCTACCAGCGCAGCTTCGATACGATCGCCGACGCACAGCATTTGGCGGACGACGCAGGTGGCGATTACTGGCAACGTCTGTCGAGCACGATCGCCACCTTGCTCGACGTCCAGTTCTCCGAACGCGGGCCGCTGCTGCGTACAACGGCGCTCAGCGGCCTGCCATCCAGCGTCCGCGCGGAAATGGTCGAACGCTCAAACCGCATCGCCAGGCGTTATGCCGGCACGATGAGCGACGGCATCGCCGAAGGCTCGATCCGCGCCGTCGATGCGCTGGTCGCCGCGCAGGCGCTGATGGCGCTGCAGAATGCCGCGTTCGACATGCGCAACTGGGCCCGCACCATGCCGCGCGACCGGGCGATCGCTTTTTATGCATCCACGTTGGCTTTCGGATTGTTCGACGATCGCGTGTTGAGCCTGTGA